One Mercenaria mercenaria strain notata chromosome 12, MADL_Memer_1, whole genome shotgun sequence DNA segment encodes these proteins:
- the LOC123535159 gene encoding A-kinase anchor protein 1, mitochondrial-like, with protein sequence MSNLRTIVTIAVPAVTALLGLLWYFGRRKQPAARRLTDPPDKNRLSSQTESSASDNGQIAANVSKSEALNSLTGNGGSNIRENPVSSGSLERTGRDCHSNCKGDNNSFNTASENLHAESSMTGSGDATCVEAAPVEDLIHETVVKSSFTESCSSDRTFNENFLDDSKVSESAKTPLQLIEESIITPIEVENVLAAPEFSSPKPEQTHTADMSQEITDKIDTESLSLNTPTNVSDNCVLNENKMENSENEVKDLNITAESGSEPEDQTVQQTEPLTRSWHEDIPENMTDLNENLSLNSPPEIDHCEQNIPVSSNSNSSTIHEAESSMKIERTESDQLHASDNIDSKIENQSNQLLSSPSSRTGLQTEKTSENNHSDSSSNCDNLSEASNDSGKGGSVQENTGTSPPDEDRLFEFNIPSDLCGLFIGTRGKTIKMISQQSGTKIRLQNNPYTRDYQICVIEGSQSAIDTACNIIKRKFPAIKYPGMDMTPAANPVIMPEIMQLSLPEGVSVDIVVSSIVDAGRIFVQQPTHPTYPSLDRLNTFMSQCYMQEGAVPDIPRPIEAGVICAAPMLNGWYRAQIMASHEDSDECDVKYVDYGGYSRVSSMLLKQIRSDFMTLPFEAIECYLANITPLDNEQYFSTEAAVVLEELTQGKLLQGQVVGRAEDGIPYIHVYQILGANSAVLVNREMVNRGVVRWVELME encoded by the exons ATGTCAAACCTTAGAACAATCGTAACAATTGCTGTGCCAGCTGTGACTGCTTTGCTGGGTCTACTGTGGTATTTTGGGCGCAGAAAACAGCCAGCAGCTAGAAGATTGACAGATCCTCCAGATAAGAATAGACTGTCATCACAGACAGAAAGCTCTGCTTCAGATAATGGCCAGATAGCAGCCAATGTTTCAAAATCTGAGGCTTTAAACAGCCTCACTGGGAATGGTGGCTCAAATATTCGTGAAAATCCAGTATCAAGTGGCAGTTTAGAAAGGACAGGTCGTGATTGTCATTCTAATTGCAAAGGTGATAATAATTCTTTTAATACAGCTTCCGAGAACTTACATGCTGAATCGAGTATGACTGGTTCTGGTGATGCAACATGTGTTGAAGCTGCACCTGTAGAAGATTTGATTCATGAGACAGTAGTGAAATCATCTTTCACAGAATCTTGTAGTTCAGACAGAACATTCAATGAAAACTTTCTTGATGATTCCAAAGTTTCAGAGTCTGCCAAAACCCCATTGCAACTAATTGAAGAATCCATTATTACACCAATTGAAGTTGAAAATGTTCTAGCTGCTCCAGAGTTCTCTAGTCCCAAACCAGAACAAACTCATACAGCTGATATGTCTCAAGAAATCACTGACAAAATTGACACAGAAAGTTTATCCCTTAACACTCCAACTAATGTGTCTGACAattgtgttttaaatgaaaataaaatggaaaatagtGAGAATGAAGTGAAGGATTTGAACATTACAGCAGAATCTGGTAGTGAACCTGAAGATCAAACAGTTCAACAAACTGAACCATTAACACGATCATGGCATGAAGACATACCAGAAAATATGACAGATCTCAATGAAAATTTATCACTAAACTCACCTCCAGAAATTGACCATTGTGAACAAAATATTCCTGTAAGTTCAAACAGCAACAGCAGTACAATTCATGAGGCTGAAAGTTCAATGAAAATTGAGAGAACTGAAAGTGATCAGCTCCATGCTTCTGATAATATAGACTCAAAAATTGAGAACCAGTCGAATCAGTTGCTGTCCAGTCCAAGTTCCCGGACTGGTTTACAAACCGAAAAAACATCTGAAAACAACCATTCTGATTCTTCATCAAACTGTGATAATCTTAGTGAG GCCTCCAATGACAGCGGTAAAGGTGGAAGTGTTCAAGAGAATACGGGCACATCGCCCCCTGATGAGGACCGCTTATTTGAATTCAACATACCATCGGATCTTTGTGGACTGTTTATAGGTACACGTGGAAAAACAATCAAGATGATTAGTCAGCAGTCTGGAACAAAGATACGGTTACAGAATAACCCGTATACTCGAGATTATCAGATTTGTGTCATAGAAG GTTCCCAGAGTGCCATTGATACTGCTTGTAATATCATAAAGAGGAAGTTTCCTGCCATTAAGTACCCAGGTATGGATATGACACCAGCTGCCAACCCAGTTATCATGCCGGAAATCATGCAG CTAAGTTTGCCAGAAGGTGTATCAGTGGACATTGTTGTGTCCAGTATAGTGGATGCAGGTCGTATATTTGTGCAGCAGCCGACACATCCTACATACCCATCCCTGGACAGACTTAATACATTCATGAGTCAATGTTACATGCAAGAAGGGGCTGTACCTGATATTCCGCGCCCAATTGAGG CTGGAGTGATTTGTGCGGCACCAATGTTGAATGGCTGGTATAGAGCTCAGATTATGGCATCACACGAGGATTCTGATGAATGTGATGTGAAGTATGTTGACTATGGTGGTTACAGTCGTGTATCAAGCATGTTGTTGAAACAGATACGAAGTGACTTCATGACACTACCATTTGAGGCTATAGAGTGCTATCTAGCTAACATAACTCCTCTCGATA atGAGCAGTATTTCAGTACAGAGGCTGCAGTGGTGCTCGAGGAACTTACTCAAGGGAAATTACTCCAGGGGCAAGTTGTTGGGCGTGCAGAGGATGGAATACCATACATTCATGTGTACCAGATCTTAGGAGCTAATTCT GCTGTCTTGGTCAATAGAGAAATGGTAAACAGAGGAGTGGTCAGATGGGTAGAATTGATGGAATGA